In a genomic window of Bradyrhizobium ontarionense:
- the garD gene encoding galactarate dehydratase: protein MNQQVVANQEPRTIKLNARDNVAIVVNDFGLPAGTQFPDGLTLKSFVPQGHKTALVDIAAGGPIVRYGEIIGYAKSPIAAGEWVDEARIDMPEAPALDKLEISTAVPAPLPPLDGYTFEGYRNADGSVGTKNILAISTSVQCVSGTLDYAIKRIKSELLPRYPNVDDVVGLTHAYGCGVAITAPDAVVPIRTLQNLALNPNFGGEVLVVGLGCEKLAPERLLPEGTEDSIVRMQDEAFDGFGAIVDAIMTQADRRLAELNKRTRETCPASDLVIGLQCGGSDAFSGVTANPAVGFAADLLVRAGATVMFSEVTEVRDAIQLLTRRAINEDVGRALIREMDWYDAYLARGGADRSANTTPGNKKGGLANIVEKSLGSIVKSGSGPIHGVLAPGEKARTKGMLFAATPASDFICGTLQLASGMTLQVFTTGRGTPYGLAAAPVIKVATRSELARRWKDLIDFDAGRIATGEMTIEETGWELFKLILDVASGRTKPWSDRWGIHNDLTLFNPAPVT from the coding sequence ATGAACCAGCAGGTCGTCGCGAACCAGGAGCCCCGCACCATCAAGCTCAACGCGCGCGACAATGTCGCGATCGTGGTCAACGATTTCGGCCTGCCCGCCGGCACCCAATTTCCCGACGGCCTGACGCTGAAGAGCTTCGTGCCGCAGGGCCACAAGACCGCGCTGGTCGACATCGCCGCGGGCGGCCCGATCGTTCGCTATGGTGAGATCATCGGTTACGCCAAGTCGCCGATCGCAGCCGGGGAATGGGTCGACGAGGCCCGCATCGACATGCCGGAAGCCCCTGCCCTCGACAAGCTGGAAATCTCGACTGCCGTGCCGGCGCCGCTGCCGCCGCTCGACGGCTACACCTTCGAGGGCTACCGCAACGCCGACGGCTCGGTCGGCACCAAGAACATCCTGGCGATCTCGACCTCGGTGCAATGCGTCTCCGGCACGCTGGACTACGCGATCAAGCGCATCAAGAGCGAGCTGCTGCCGAGATATCCGAACGTTGATGATGTCGTCGGCCTCACCCATGCCTATGGCTGCGGCGTCGCGATCACGGCCCCCGACGCCGTCGTGCCGATCCGCACCTTGCAGAACCTGGCGCTCAATCCCAATTTCGGCGGCGAAGTCCTCGTCGTCGGACTGGGCTGCGAGAAGCTCGCGCCGGAGCGCCTGCTGCCGGAAGGCACGGAAGATTCCATCGTGCGCATGCAGGACGAGGCCTTCGACGGCTTCGGCGCCATCGTCGATGCCATCATGACCCAGGCCGATCGGCGACTTGCCGAGCTCAACAAGCGCACCCGCGAGACCTGCCCGGCGTCCGATCTCGTGATCGGCCTGCAATGTGGCGGCAGCGACGCGTTCTCCGGTGTCACCGCCAATCCCGCCGTCGGCTTCGCCGCCGACCTTCTGGTCCGCGCTGGCGCGACCGTAATGTTCTCCGAGGTCACCGAGGTGCGCGACGCGATCCAGTTGCTGACCCGGCGCGCGATCAACGAGGATGTCGGTCGCGCGCTGATCCGCGAAATGGACTGGTACGACGCTTATCTGGCGCGCGGCGGCGCCGATCGCAGCGCCAACACCACGCCCGGCAACAAGAAGGGCGGACTCGCCAACATCGTCGAGAAGTCGCTCGGCTCGATCGTGAAGTCCGGCTCCGGTCCGATCCATGGCGTGCTGGCGCCCGGCGAGAAGGCGCGGACGAAGGGCATGCTGTTCGCGGCGACGCCGGCCTCCGACTTCATCTGCGGCACCCTGCAGCTTGCCTCCGGCATGACACTGCAGGTGTTCACCACCGGCCGCGGCACGCCCTATGGCCTTGCGGCGGCGCCCGTCATCAAGGTCGCGACCCGCAGCGAGCTGGCGCGGCGCTGGAAGGACCTGATCGATTTCGACGCGGGGCGCATCGCCACCGGCGAGATGACCATCGAGGAGACCGGCTGGGAGCTGTTCAAGCTGATCCTCGACGTCGCCTCCGGCCGCACCAAGCCGTGGTCGGACCGTTGGGGCATCCACAACGACCTGACCCTGTTCAACCCGGCGCCGGTGACCTGA
- a CDS encoding aldehyde dehydrogenase family protein has translation MNAILKNFIAGEWIDGTGVTRNINPSNTNDVVGEYAKADKAQTEKAVAAAKAAFPAWSRSTPQERYDALNKISAEILSRKEELGRLLAREEGKTLPEGIGEAARAGQIFAFFAGEALRLTGEKGASVRPGLDVEITREAVGVIGMITPWNFPIAIPAWKIAPALCYGNTVVFKPAELVPGSAHALSEIIARSGLPSGVFNLVVGSGSVVGQTLIDHPDVAAISFTGSVGTGRKIAQACVLSNPMKKFQLEMGGKNPMVVLDDADVKVAVEACVNGSYFSTGQRCTASSRLIVTEGIHDKFVAAMTERLKGLVVDDALKQGTHIGPVVDQNQLEQDQRYLKIGQDEGAKLTWGGELLNRETPGFYMQPALFTEANNNMRIAREEIFGPVACVIRAKNYDEALAIANDTEFGLAAGVCTTSLKYASHFKRNSEAGMVMVNLPTAGVDYHVPFGGRKGSSYGAREQGSYAREFYTTVKTAYTYPV, from the coding sequence ATGAACGCGATCCTCAAGAATTTCATTGCCGGCGAATGGATCGACGGCACCGGGGTGACCCGCAACATCAATCCATCCAACACCAACGACGTCGTCGGCGAATACGCCAAGGCCGACAAGGCGCAGACCGAGAAGGCGGTCGCCGCCGCCAAGGCCGCCTTCCCCGCCTGGTCGCGCTCGACGCCGCAGGAGCGCTATGACGCGCTGAACAAGATCTCGGCGGAGATCCTGTCACGCAAGGAAGAACTCGGCCGCCTGCTCGCCCGCGAGGAGGGCAAGACGCTGCCGGAAGGTATCGGCGAGGCGGCGCGTGCGGGCCAGATCTTCGCCTTCTTTGCCGGCGAAGCGCTGCGTCTCACCGGTGAGAAGGGCGCTTCGGTGCGCCCCGGTCTTGACGTCGAGATCACGCGCGAGGCGGTCGGCGTGATCGGCATGATCACGCCCTGGAATTTCCCGATCGCGATTCCCGCCTGGAAGATCGCCCCCGCGCTCTGCTACGGCAACACGGTGGTGTTCAAGCCGGCCGAACTGGTGCCGGGCTCGGCGCATGCGCTCTCCGAGATCATCGCCCGCTCCGGCCTGCCGTCCGGCGTGTTCAACCTCGTCGTCGGCTCCGGCTCGGTGGTCGGCCAGACCCTGATCGACCATCCGGACGTGGCCGCGATCTCCTTCACCGGCTCGGTCGGCACGGGACGCAAGATCGCGCAGGCCTGCGTGCTGTCTAATCCGATGAAGAAGTTCCAGCTCGAGATGGGCGGCAAGAACCCGATGGTCGTGCTCGACGATGCCGACGTCAAGGTCGCGGTCGAAGCTTGTGTCAACGGCTCGTATTTCTCGACCGGCCAGCGCTGCACGGCGTCCTCGCGCCTGATCGTGACCGAAGGCATCCACGACAAGTTCGTGGCTGCCATGACCGAGCGGCTGAAGGGCCTCGTGGTCGACGACGCGCTCAAGCAGGGCACGCACATCGGCCCGGTGGTCGACCAGAACCAGCTCGAGCAGGACCAGCGCTACCTCAAGATCGGCCAGGACGAAGGCGCCAAGCTGACCTGGGGCGGCGAGCTCCTGAACCGCGAGACGCCCGGCTTCTACATGCAGCCGGCGCTGTTCACCGAAGCGAACAACAACATGCGCATCGCCCGCGAGGAGATCTTCGGGCCGGTCGCCTGCGTGATCCGCGCCAAGAACTACGACGAGGCGCTGGCGATCGCCAACGACACCGAGTTCGGTCTCGCTGCCGGCGTCTGCACCACCAGCCTGAAATATGCGTCGCACTTCAAGCGCAACAGCGAGGCCGGCATGGTGATGGTCAACCTGCCGACCGCCGGCGTCGACTACCACGTCCCGTTCGGCGGCCGCAAAGGCTCGAGCTACGGCGCCCGCGAGCAGGGCTCCTACGCACGCGAGTTCTACACGACGGTCAAGACGGCCTACACCTACCCGGTGTGA
- the gudD gene encoding glucarate dehydratase, with product MSHEATKTGISGAPVVTGMEVIPVAGRDSMLLNLSGAHGPFFTRNLVIVTDNAGHTGVGEVPGGEKIRQTLEDAKSLIVGKSIGACNTILASMRTAFADRDAGGRGKQTFDLRVMIHAVTAVESALLDLLGQHLGLPVAALLGEGQQRASVEALGYLFFVGDRRKTDLPYATGEGEKDGWFTLRHQEAMTPEAVVRLAEATHDAYGFADFKLKGGVLRGEAEIEAVTAIAKRFPQARVTLDPNGAWSLDEAIRLCKDMHGILAYAEDPCGTEAGFSGREIMAEFRRATGLPTATNMIATDWRQLSHALRLGAVDIPLADPHFWTMQGSVRVAQTCRDNGLTWGSHSNNHFDISLAMFTHVAAAAPGKVTAIDTHWIWQDGQALTKEPLQIKGGKIAVPEKAGLGIEIDREAIEKAHALYKSHGLGARDDAVAMQYLIPGWTFDDKRPCLVR from the coding sequence ATGAGTCACGAAGCCACCAAGACCGGGATCTCCGGCGCGCCGGTCGTCACCGGCATGGAGGTCATTCCGGTGGCCGGCCGTGACAGCATGCTCCTCAATCTCAGCGGCGCGCATGGGCCGTTCTTCACCCGCAATCTCGTCATCGTCACCGACAATGCCGGCCACACCGGCGTCGGCGAGGTGCCGGGCGGCGAGAAGATCCGGCAGACGCTGGAGGATGCGAAGAGCCTGATCGTGGGCAAAAGCATCGGCGCTTGCAACACCATCCTCGCATCGATGCGCACCGCGTTTGCTGACCGCGATGCGGGCGGCCGCGGCAAGCAGACCTTCGATTTGCGCGTGATGATCCATGCGGTGACTGCGGTCGAATCCGCGCTGCTCGACCTGCTAGGCCAGCACCTTGGCCTGCCCGTCGCGGCGCTGCTCGGCGAGGGCCAGCAACGCGCGTCGGTGGAGGCGCTCGGCTATCTGTTCTTCGTCGGCGATCGCCGCAAGACCGACCTGCCCTACGCGACCGGCGAGGGCGAGAAGGACGGCTGGTTCACCTTGCGGCACCAGGAGGCGATGACGCCCGAGGCCGTGGTGCGGCTGGCCGAGGCCACGCACGACGCCTACGGGTTCGCCGACTTCAAGCTGAAGGGCGGCGTCCTCCGAGGCGAGGCCGAGATCGAGGCGGTGACCGCAATCGCCAAGCGCTTTCCGCAGGCGCGGGTCACGCTCGATCCCAACGGCGCATGGTCGCTCGACGAGGCGATCCGGCTGTGCAAGGACATGCACGGCATCCTCGCTTATGCCGAGGACCCCTGCGGCACCGAGGCCGGCTTCTCGGGCCGCGAGATCATGGCCGAGTTCCGCCGCGCCACCGGGCTGCCGACCGCGACCAACATGATCGCCACCGACTGGCGGCAGCTCAGCCATGCGCTGCGCCTCGGCGCGGTCGACATCCCGCTGGCTGATCCCCATTTCTGGACGATGCAGGGCTCGGTGCGCGTCGCGCAGACCTGCCGCGACAACGGCCTGACCTGGGGTTCACACTCCAACAACCATTTCGACATTTCGCTGGCGATGTTCACCCATGTTGCCGCCGCCGCCCCCGGCAAGGTCACCGCGATCGACACCCACTGGATCTGGCAGGACGGCCAGGCGCTGACCAAGGAGCCGCTGCAGATCAAGGGCGGCAAGATCGCCGTGCCCGAGAAAGCCGGGCTCGGCATCGAGATCGATCGCGAGGCCATTGAAAAGGCTCACGCGCTGTACAAGAGCCACGGGCTCGGCGCGCGCGACGATGCCGTCGCCATGCAGTATTTGATCCCTGGATGGACCTTCGACGACAAACGACCCTGTCTCGTGCGCTGA
- the kdgD gene encoding 5-dehydro-4-deoxyglucarate dehydratase, which yields MSKMTPKEMAAKIGSGLLSFPVTPFKADHSFDEATYRANMDWLCGYDVAGLFAAGGTGEFFSLTAAEVPQVVKVAVEETKGRVPVLAGTGYGTAIAREIAVGTEAAGADGLLLLPPYLMHAEQDGLAAHVEAICNAVKIGVIVYNRDNAILQPDTLARLCERCPNLVGYKDGIGDIELMTRVYTRLGDRLTYIGGLPTAETFALPYLDMGVTTYSSAVFNFVPEFATNFYAAVRKRDHATIHAGLKDFILPLIAIRNRKKGYAVSIIKAGMKVIGRDSGPVRPPLTDLTETEMAELTALVKALPGAVPAQQAAE from the coding sequence ATGAGCAAGATGACCCCCAAGGAAATGGCTGCGAAAATCGGCAGCGGCCTGCTCTCCTTCCCCGTGACGCCGTTCAAGGCCGACCATTCCTTCGACGAGGCCACCTATCGCGCCAACATGGACTGGCTGTGCGGCTATGACGTCGCCGGCCTGTTCGCCGCCGGCGGCACCGGCGAGTTCTTCTCGCTGACGGCGGCCGAAGTTCCCCAGGTGGTCAAGGTCGCGGTCGAGGAGACCAAGGGCCGCGTGCCCGTGCTCGCCGGCACCGGCTACGGCACCGCGATCGCCCGCGAGATCGCTGTTGGTACGGAAGCGGCCGGCGCCGACGGCCTGCTGCTGCTGCCGCCCTATTTGATGCATGCCGAGCAGGACGGCCTTGCCGCCCATGTCGAGGCGATCTGCAATGCGGTCAAGATCGGCGTCATCGTCTACAACCGCGACAACGCGATCCTGCAGCCGGACACCCTGGCGCGGCTGTGCGAGCGCTGCCCGAACCTGGTCGGCTACAAGGACGGCATCGGCGACATCGAGCTGATGACCCGCGTCTACACCAGGCTCGGCGACCGCCTGACCTATATCGGCGGCCTGCCGACCGCAGAGACCTTCGCTTTGCCCTATCTCGACATGGGCGTGACCACCTACTCCTCGGCGGTGTTCAACTTCGTGCCGGAGTTCGCCACGAATTTCTATGCCGCAGTGCGCAAACGCGACCACGCCACGATCCATGCCGGATTGAAGGATTTCATTTTGCCGCTGATCGCGATACGCAACCGCAAGAAGGGCTACGCGGTCTCGATCATCAAGGCCGGCATGAAGGTGATCGGCCGCGATTCCGGCCCGGTACGGCCGCCGCTCACCGATCTCACCGAGACCGAGATGGCGGAGCTGACCGCGCTGGTGAAGGCGCTGCCGGGTGCCGTGCCGGCGCAACAGGCGGCGGAGTAA